Proteins from one Bacillus spongiae genomic window:
- a CDS encoding DUF4367 domain-containing protein — MKKTFVFLTVLFLTACANFGAFSSLEDFDNSSLKEELKGMAFQPKLPTITPFKVTDTQVIYDENQDNLMVIDFMSLDESDNRVNNRMSLEAFNGGNIEERNMRREEVEIGEITGRYKVNDAEAMILEWDKDGIYYSLIFYGKQSEKEVTKEELIKTAESFE, encoded by the coding sequence ATGAAAAAAACGTTTGTGTTTCTTACCGTATTGTTCCTAACAGCTTGTGCGAACTTTGGGGCTTTCAGCAGTCTCGAAGACTTTGATAACTCAAGTTTAAAAGAAGAACTTAAAGGGATGGCATTTCAGCCTAAATTACCAACCATAACTCCATTTAAAGTGACTGATACACAAGTGATTTATGATGAAAACCAGGATAATTTAATGGTAATTGATTTTATGAGTTTAGATGAAAGCGACAATAGAGTCAACAACAGAATGAGCTTGGAGGCTTTTAATGGAGGAAATATTGAAGAAAGAAATATGAGGAGAGAAGAAGTAGAGATAGGAGAGATTACTGGGCGATATAAGGTTAACGATGCAGAAGCTATGATATTAGAATGGGATAAAGACGGTATATATTATAGCCTCATATTCTATGGTAAACAATCTGAAAAAGAAGTTACAAAAGAAGAATTGATCAAGACTGCTGAATCCTTTGAATAA